From a region of the uncultured Draconibacterium sp. genome:
- a CDS encoding zinc ribbon domain-containing protein, whose translation MELVKCTHCNEDNTANAKYCRYCGYELPKEEPKNTLEQPVAKQPKSSSKKKLLVALVSVVAFVVAFFVVQQLVQRVFTFDKVLMKTASELNEACPLMVDAETRLDNAAAMPNNTFQYNYSLMTLVKDSIDISSFEAYLIPQITNNIKTNPDMELFRVNQVTMNYKYVDKNGIFVTKISIGPEQYNE comes from the coding sequence ATGGAATTAGTTAAGTGTACGCATTGTAACGAAGACAATACAGCCAATGCCAAATACTGCCGTTATTGTGGCTACGAACTGCCAAAAGAAGAGCCAAAAAATACCCTGGAACAGCCGGTGGCAAAACAGCCAAAAAGTTCGTCGAAAAAGAAGTTGCTGGTTGCGCTCGTAAGTGTGGTGGCTTTCGTAGTTGCCTTTTTTGTGGTGCAGCAGCTGGTGCAGCGTGTTTTTACTTTCGATAAGGTTTTAATGAAAACCGCCAGCGAATTAAACGAAGCCTGTCCGTTAATGGTTGATGCAGAAACCCGCCTCGATAATGCTGCGGCAATGCCCAATAATACTTTTCAATACAACTATTCGCTAATGACTTTGGTAAAAGACTCGATCGATATCAGCAGTTTTGAAGCATACCTTATTCCACAAATTACCAACAATATTAAAACCAATCCCGACATGGAATTATTTCGTGTAAATCAGGTAACCATGAACTACAAATATGTAGACAAAAACGGCATATTCGTAACCAAAATATCCATTGGACCTGAGCAATATAACGAGTAA
- the asnA gene encoding aspartate--ammonia ligase, with the protein MKLTIPEGYKSVLNVQQTEQAIKLIKDFFQENLAAELRLRRVTAPLFVKQGTGINDDLNGIERPVSFPMKDLNEERAEIVQSLAKWKRMALADLKIEEGFGLYTDMNAIRPDEELTNIHSLYVDQWDWERVIAREQRNLDFLKSVVRKIYSALVRTEFLLSEAFPVIKAELPEEITFIHTEELAAKYPDLTPFERETKEAKKHGAIFVIGIGGEMPNGEIHDGRAPDYDDWNTETVNGFKGLNGDIILWNNVLNRAFEISSMGIRVDKAALLEQLRIRNAEERKEMLWHQKLLNGELPLTIGGGIGQSRLCMYFLRKAHIGEIQSSIWPDAMKEQCKAAGIDLL; encoded by the coding sequence ATGAAACTTACAATACCAGAAGGCTATAAGTCGGTTTTAAATGTGCAACAAACCGAGCAGGCGATTAAATTAATCAAAGATTTTTTTCAGGAGAACCTCGCTGCAGAACTGCGTTTGCGTAGGGTAACTGCGCCGTTGTTTGTAAAACAGGGAACAGGGATAAACGACGATTTGAATGGAATTGAGCGTCCGGTGTCGTTTCCGATGAAAGACCTGAATGAAGAACGCGCGGAAATCGTTCAGTCGCTTGCCAAGTGGAAACGTATGGCACTGGCCGATCTGAAAATAGAAGAAGGCTTTGGGCTGTACACCGATATGAACGCCATCCGCCCAGATGAAGAACTGACAAACATTCACTCGTTATATGTCGATCAGTGGGACTGGGAGCGTGTTATCGCGCGCGAACAGCGTAACCTTGATTTCTTAAAATCGGTGGTGCGAAAAATTTATTCGGCACTCGTTCGTACTGAGTTTTTGCTAAGCGAAGCCTTTCCTGTAATTAAAGCAGAATTGCCTGAGGAAATTACTTTTATCCATACCGAGGAGTTAGCGGCAAAATATCCGGATTTAACGCCTTTTGAACGCGAAACCAAAGAAGCCAAAAAACACGGCGCTATTTTCGTTATAGGTATTGGCGGCGAAATGCCAAACGGCGAGATTCATGACGGAAGAGCACCTGATTACGACGACTGGAATACCGAAACTGTAAATGGTTTTAAAGGCCTGAATGGCGATATTATACTTTGGAATAATGTGCTGAACAGAGCATTTGAAATTTCATCGATGGGTATTCGTGTGGATAAAGCAGCACTGCTCGAGCAACTAAGGATACGTAATGCCGAAGAACGTAAAGAAATGTTGTGGCACCAGAAACTGCTGAATGGCGAATTGCCACTTACAATTGGTGGAGGTATAGGGCAATCGCGTTTATGCATGTACTTTTTGCGTAAGGCACACATTGGCGAAATCCAGTCGAGTATTTGGCCCGATGCAATGAAAGAACAGTGTAAAGCAGCAGGAATTGATCTGCTTTAA
- a CDS encoding ACT domain-containing protein — MSDNVIRFGGSHIGNQIALQNLKAFLTGSTSRNYVVVSAIPGLLDFIQSNLEQVFQNELDEDEILNEIYGFYIGAVDEQPSEVYSELAKQLVGLLKGIGLIGDYSSALKDQVLSFAEKLSVEILSSLWNEASIIHPEEIDLQVSSDFGNATFLSVDTNKLNKLEAGIYLIPGTYGVDENKKLVRTGKTAADYTAAFLTKELGIDTLKLWGLDNDFQRAKPAIIDNPEIIKRLTYSEASELAYFEHYSFHPRTVEPLEHAHIPIKVLSAETANGDVQTVINTETYIEEQIVKCVACTDDISLLKLDGPGVGLKPGILAKVTNQLNDAGLNIKSVITSQTSINFILSKENGAKALKLVHKLGFSAVTDIKVVNDVALIGIVGHGMQQAYGVSAKIFAAVANNKINVILSGSGASDLVSYLVVQESDKEKSVRKVYNAFF; from the coding sequence ATGTCGGATAATGTTATTCGATTTGGTGGAAGCCATATTGGCAACCAAATAGCATTACAAAATTTAAAAGCCTTTTTAACAGGCAGTACAAGCCGCAATTATGTGGTGGTTTCGGCTATTCCCGGATTACTCGATTTTATTCAGTCTAACCTTGAACAGGTATTCCAGAACGAACTGGATGAAGATGAAATCCTGAACGAGATATACGGATTTTATATTGGTGCCGTTGATGAGCAGCCATCGGAAGTGTATTCTGAATTAGCCAAACAGTTGGTTGGATTACTAAAAGGAATAGGGCTTATCGGTGATTATTCCAGTGCTTTAAAAGACCAGGTATTGAGTTTTGCCGAAAAACTGTCGGTTGAGATTTTATCGTCGCTCTGGAACGAAGCAAGTATCATACATCCGGAAGAAATTGATTTGCAAGTGTCATCCGATTTTGGAAATGCAACTTTCCTTTCGGTAGATACGAATAAACTCAATAAACTGGAAGCAGGTATTTACCTGATTCCCGGTACTTATGGTGTGGATGAGAACAAAAAACTGGTGCGAACCGGGAAAACAGCAGCCGATTATACAGCGGCTTTTTTGACAAAAGAACTCGGTATTGATACATTAAAACTTTGGGGCCTCGACAACGATTTTCAGCGGGCTAAGCCTGCCATTATCGACAATCCTGAGATTATTAAGCGACTTACGTATTCCGAGGCTAGTGAGCTGGCCTATTTTGAACACTATTCGTTTCACCCGCGAACGGTGGAACCACTGGAACACGCACATATCCCAATTAAGGTACTGAGCGCTGAAACTGCCAACGGAGATGTACAAACGGTTATTAACACCGAGACTTACATTGAGGAGCAAATTGTAAAATGCGTAGCCTGCACCGACGATATTTCGCTGCTAAAGTTGGATGGACCGGGCGTTGGTTTAAAGCCGGGTATCCTGGCAAAGGTTACCAACCAGTTGAACGATGCCGGGCTAAACATTAAGTCGGTGATCACCTCGCAAACGTCTATCAATTTTATCTTAAGCAAAGAAAATGGTGCAAAAGCACTAAAACTCGTGCACAAATTGGGCTTTTCGGCTGTTACTGATATCAAAGTAGTGAACGACGTGGCGCTTATAGGTATTGTAGGCCACGGAATGCAACAGGCTTACGGCGTATCGGCAAAAATATTTGCTGCAGTGGCCAACAACAAAATTAATGTAATACTAAGCGGCTCCGGAGCATCCGACCTTGTAAGCTATTTGGTGGTGCAGGAATCCGACAAAGAAAAAAGTGTGCGAAAAGTTTATAACGCTTTTTTCTAA
- a CDS encoding MFS transporter produces the protein MTNFSKNIPRLYLIKISKWFNMVMPVMLLFYKSNGLGSYELFVLKAIYSVAVVVMEIPSGWMADVWGRKKTLILGSILGSLGFLIYSFSYEFWAFVVAEIVLGIGLSFISGADSALLYDSLKADNKADKYTREEGRITSAGNFAEAIAGVVSGLLVYFSLRTPFYFQFGVAALAIPAAFTLIEPKVHAVEHMHSIRNLVKNIKNTLVSNTNLRVAILLSALTGTATLTFAWLVQPFFVAIGLPEELFGIFWTALNLSVGISSVFAYKIELFLGKRRSVLIVILLLSFGYFLAGISISYYGFVFLFLFYLVRGLATPIFKNYINQYTDSEVRATMLSVRNFIIRIAFAGIGPLLGWITDNVSLNKAFLLAGIIYIVAATVVSLPWLRTKIIKT, from the coding sequence ATGACAAATTTCAGTAAGAACATACCGCGCCTTTACCTGATAAAAATCTCGAAATGGTTTAATATGGTAATGCCCGTTATGTTGCTTTTCTATAAAAGTAATGGACTGGGATCGTACGAATTATTTGTGCTAAAAGCCATTTATTCCGTTGCGGTGGTTGTTATGGAAATCCCCTCGGGTTGGATGGCCGATGTTTGGGGACGTAAAAAAACACTAATTCTTGGGAGCATTTTAGGAAGCCTGGGGTTTCTTATTTACAGTTTCTCCTATGAATTCTGGGCTTTTGTTGTCGCTGAAATTGTACTGGGCATAGGACTATCATTTATTTCAGGAGCAGATTCGGCCTTACTCTATGATAGTTTGAAAGCCGATAACAAAGCTGACAAATATACTCGTGAAGAGGGACGTATAACTTCTGCCGGAAATTTTGCAGAGGCCATAGCAGGTGTGGTTAGTGGCTTACTGGTTTATTTTAGTTTGCGAACTCCTTTCTATTTTCAGTTTGGAGTGGCAGCCTTGGCAATTCCTGCAGCATTTACACTAATCGAACCCAAAGTTCATGCTGTTGAGCATATGCATTCCATCAGGAATTTAGTTAAGAATATCAAAAACACACTGGTTTCAAATACGAACCTTAGAGTTGCCATATTGCTTTCGGCGCTTACCGGAACCGCCACACTAACCTTTGCATGGTTGGTTCAGCCATTTTTTGTGGCAATAGGTTTACCCGAAGAGTTATTTGGCATATTTTGGACAGCCCTGAATTTAAGTGTAGGCATTTCTTCGGTTTTTGCCTATAAAATTGAATTATTTTTGGGAAAACGCCGGTCGGTTTTAATTGTCATTCTATTACTATCGTTTGGTTATTTCTTGGCAGGTATCTCCATCTCTTACTATGGATTTGTGTTCTTATTTCTCTTTTATCTGGTGCGCGGTTTAGCTACTCCTATCTTCAAAAACTACATTAACCAATACACCGATAGCGAAGTGCGGGCAACCATGCTTTCGGTCAGAAATTTTATTATTAGAATCGCATTTGCGGGCATCGGACCACTACTTGGCTGGATTACTGATAATGTAAGTTTAAATAAGGCATTTTTACTGGCAGGAATCATTTATATTGTTGCAGCAACAGTTGTTTCGCTACCCTGGCTACGAACAAAGATTATTAAAACGTGA
- a CDS encoding RNA-binding protein has protein sequence MNIYIGNLPFNMGEEDLREIFEEYGEVASAKIIMDKFTGRSKGFGFIEMEDDSEANKAIEELNNAEVAGRNIKVNESKPRENNNRGGGGGGGYNRGGGGGYGRRERY, from the coding sequence ATGAACATTTACATTGGAAATTTGCCCTTCAACATGGGCGAAGAAGATTTGAGAGAAATTTTTGAAGAGTATGGCGAAGTTGCTTCAGCTAAAATTATCATGGATAAATTTACTGGAAGAAGCAAAGGTTTCGGTTTTATTGAAATGGAAGACGATTCGGAAGCTAACAAAGCTATCGAAGAATTGAACAACGCTGAGGTTGCAGGTCGTAACATCAAAGTTAATGAATCAAAACCTCGCGAAAATAACAACCGCGGCGGCGGCGGTGGTGGTGGTTACAACCGTGGTGGCGGTGGTGGTTACGGACGTCGTGAACGTTACTAG
- the elbB gene encoding isoprenoid biosynthesis glyoxalase ElbB, with product MKNIAVVLAGNGVYDGAEIHESTLTLLAIAQQGAAYQCFAPDVDQAHVVNHISGEEMPETRNVMVEAARIARGNIKALSEYKAADYDAIIFPGGFGAAKNLCTFAFDGPDCKVNPDVEKAIKTTVKAEKPVGALCISPAIIAKVLGDVKLTIGQDKGTADALESLGAKHVATTHGEIVVDEKYKVITTPCYMLDATITQIADGASNVVAKMLEMA from the coding sequence ATGAAAAATATAGCAGTAGTACTAGCCGGAAACGGCGTTTATGACGGAGCCGAAATTCATGAATCTACTTTAACTTTATTGGCCATTGCACAGCAAGGTGCGGCCTATCAGTGTTTTGCTCCCGATGTGGATCAGGCGCATGTGGTAAACCATATTTCTGGAGAAGAAATGCCCGAAACCCGTAATGTAATGGTAGAAGCTGCCCGAATCGCTCGCGGTAACATAAAAGCATTGTCGGAGTATAAAGCTGCCGATTACGATGCAATTATCTTTCCAGGCGGTTTTGGTGCTGCCAAAAACCTTTGCACATTTGCTTTTGATGGTCCCGATTGTAAGGTAAATCCTGATGTTGAAAAAGCTATTAAAACTACTGTTAAAGCTGAAAAACCTGTTGGAGCGCTTTGCATATCGCCGGCAATAATTGCCAAAGTTTTAGGCGATGTAAAGCTTACCATAGGTCAGGATAAAGGGACTGCCGATGCGCTGGAATCGTTGGGTGCCAAACACGTTGCCACCACACATGGCGAAATTGTGGTTGATGAAAAATACAAAGTAATTACAACGCCTTGTTATATGCTCGATGCTACTATCACACAAATTGCTGATGGCGCTTCAAATGTGGTTGCAAAAATGCTGGAGATGGCGTAA
- a CDS encoding TatD family hydrolase, with protein sequence MSSIPYIDIHTHPFHNEIETITVQNIFPGDGFAAFNGRNFYSVGLHPWHLGSKQENNEALQMVEEALEFDHVIFVGEAGLDKINGGDFIEQLRVFEAQAVIAEEYQYPLIIHCVKALNEVIELRKKLNPVMPWIMHGYNGSVEITKQLVDKGFLFSFGKNLFRENSKAVKSFKYLPLNKIFLETDELDLNVDTIYEQAAALKEMPVEVLKEAVWKNFNQIENSLMPGRI encoded by the coding sequence ATGAGTTCAATTCCCTATATCGATATTCACACACATCCGTTTCATAACGAGATTGAAACGATAACGGTACAAAATATATTTCCGGGCGATGGTTTTGCGGCTTTTAACGGACGAAATTTTTATTCGGTCGGACTGCACCCGTGGCACCTTGGCAGCAAACAGGAAAACAACGAAGCGCTACAAATGGTAGAGGAAGCACTTGAATTCGACCACGTAATTTTTGTGGGTGAAGCAGGTCTCGACAAAATTAACGGCGGTGATTTTATCGAGCAACTTAGGGTTTTTGAAGCGCAGGCCGTTATAGCCGAAGAGTATCAATATCCGCTGATCATTCATTGTGTGAAAGCTTTGAATGAGGTAATTGAGCTTCGCAAAAAACTAAATCCCGTTATGCCCTGGATCATGCATGGATACAACGGTAGTGTTGAAATTACAAAACAACTTGTGGATAAAGGATTCCTGTTTTCGTTTGGAAAAAATCTTTTCCGGGAAAATTCAAAAGCAGTAAAATCATTTAAATATCTTCCACTAAATAAAATTTTCCTGGAAACCGACGAGCTGGATTTAAATGTAGATACTATTTACGAGCAGGCAGCAGCTTTAAAGGAAATGCCGGTTGAGGTGCTAAAAGAGGCCGTTTGGAAGAACTTCAACCAAATAGAAAATTCGTTGATGCCCGGAAGAATTTAA
- the metA gene encoding homoserine O-succinyltransferase — protein sequence MPLNINDKLPAIEILREENIFVIDSSRASHQDIRPLKIVILNLMPLKISTETDLLRLLSNSPLQIEIDFMKIKGHTPKNTPSEHMSEFYDTFDELKKKKYDGMIITGAPVEQLDFEDVTYWDEMKEILDWAEHHVTSSLFICWAAQAALFQYYKVPKYPLNKKMFGVFEHHLSDNTLPIFRGFDDVFYIPHSRHTEIRKEDIEKVNELQIIACSEEAGVSIVKAKNGRQLFVTGHSEYSRNTLDAEYKRDRTKNLPIEIPKNYYQDNDPSKTPVMRWKSTANLLFSNWLNYYVYQETPYDLEQIN from the coding sequence ATGCCATTAAATATAAACGATAAATTACCGGCTATTGAGATCCTTCGCGAGGAGAATATTTTTGTAATAGATTCATCGCGGGCATCGCACCAGGATATACGACCACTAAAAATTGTGATATTAAACCTGATGCCGCTGAAAATATCAACAGAAACGGATCTGCTTCGTTTGTTGTCCAACTCGCCTTTGCAGATTGAGATCGACTTTATGAAGATAAAAGGTCATACGCCTAAGAACACGCCGTCGGAGCACATGAGTGAGTTTTACGATACCTTTGATGAACTGAAAAAGAAAAAGTACGACGGTATGATTATTACCGGTGCTCCGGTTGAACAGCTCGATTTTGAAGATGTAACGTATTGGGATGAAATGAAGGAGATTCTCGACTGGGCTGAGCATCACGTAACTTCTTCGTTGTTTATTTGCTGGGCGGCACAGGCGGCTTTGTTTCAATATTACAAGGTCCCCAAATATCCGCTCAACAAAAAAATGTTTGGCGTTTTCGAGCACCATTTGTCCGACAATACGCTGCCAATATTCAGAGGTTTCGATGATGTCTTTTATATTCCACACTCACGTCATACCGAAATTCGTAAAGAGGATATCGAGAAAGTGAATGAGCTGCAGATAATTGCATGCTCCGAGGAAGCCGGTGTGTCAATTGTAAAAGCAAAAAACGGACGACAATTGTTTGTTACCGGGCACTCTGAATATTCACGAAATACACTGGATGCAGAGTATAAGCGCGATAGGACAAAAAATTTACCCATCGAAATTCCTAAAAATTACTATCAGGATAACGATCCATCTAAAACTCCGGTTATGCGCTGGAAATCAACGGCAAACCTGTTGTTTTCAAATTGGCTGAATTACTACGTGTACCAGGAAACACCATACGATCTGGAGCAGATTAATTAA
- a CDS encoding tRNA threonylcarbamoyladenosine dehydratase, which yields MHWLERTELLLGEEKLAKLKTANVLVVGLGGVGAYAAEQLCRAGIGKMTIVDGDVVEESNRNRQLPALISTKGQAKAEILAKRFMDINPELELTIVNDYVQDQQAIELLKSAPFDYVVDAIDTLSPKVFLVYHALQLKLRIISSMGAGGKMDPSKIEITDIKKSHNCKLAKMMRKRLGRLGVKKGVKVVFSSEDINEKAVRIEEGRNKKSTVGTISYMPPLFGGFIASAVIRDLIEQ from the coding sequence ATGCACTGGTTAGAACGAACTGAGTTATTGTTAGGAGAAGAAAAACTGGCCAAACTTAAAACTGCAAACGTACTTGTAGTTGGCTTAGGTGGAGTAGGCGCTTATGCAGCAGAACAATTGTGTCGCGCCGGAATTGGGAAGATGACCATTGTTGATGGCGATGTAGTGGAAGAAAGTAACCGCAACCGCCAGTTGCCCGCACTAATAAGTACCAAAGGGCAAGCAAAAGCCGAAATTCTGGCAAAACGTTTTATGGATATAAATCCGGAGCTGGAATTGACAATTGTAAATGATTACGTCCAGGACCAGCAAGCCATCGAACTCTTAAAAAGTGCGCCCTTTGATTATGTTGTTGATGCCATCGATACACTTTCGCCCAAAGTATTTCTGGTTTATCATGCACTTCAATTAAAACTTCGTATAATCAGTTCGATGGGGGCAGGCGGTAAAATGGATCCGTCGAAAATAGAAATCACCGACATTAAAAAATCACACAATTGCAAACTGGCAAAAATGATGCGAAAACGACTTGGTCGTCTTGGGGTGAAAAAGGGCGTAAAAGTGGTTTTCTCTTCCGAGGATATCAATGAAAAGGCCGTACGTATAGAGGAAGGCCGGAATAAAAAATCAACTGTAGGTACCATTTCATACATGCCACCGCTGTTTGGAGGCTTTATTGCCAGCGCCGTAATTCGCGATCTGATTGAGCAATAA
- the nhaA gene encoding Na+/H+ antiporter NhaA: MEIKFDPLRRFIKIKSLSSICMLLAAIAALIVSNTGLHAYYQQFLDLEFLIGFREFHLSQTVLQWINDGLMTVFFFVIGLEIKREFLIGELSSPRKAILPIAAAIGGMLFPIAIFFLLNYGKEGIHGWGITMATDIAFSLGVLGILGKRVPFGLTIFLAAFAIIDDLGAVMVIAVFYSSLIYWHLVAIALVLLFALSLLSYRNFYSRYIYIPIGIVIWLLFLESGIHPTIAGVLFSFTIPSHRKKRLVDVIVKGKNALNELSQLIGKKVIEFKNHKTAINILHKITSEIQSPLQHLQNRLSTVVSFLIIPLFAFANSGINFIGDEGAFTTLSISIAVSLVCGKIIGISLFTWLAVKLKIAVLPQNVDFQQIFGLSCLGGFGFTMSIFISNLSYESAHLQDSAKLGILIGSLVAGVSGYLLIRYSLKKSALPE, from the coding sequence ATGGAGATAAAATTTGATCCCTTACGCCGGTTTATTAAAATAAAATCACTGAGCAGCATTTGTATGCTTTTAGCTGCCATTGCAGCGCTTATTGTCTCCAACACCGGGCTGCACGCCTATTATCAGCAATTTTTAGATCTGGAATTCTTAATCGGTTTTCGCGAGTTTCATTTATCCCAAACGGTACTCCAGTGGATTAATGATGGTTTAATGACCGTTTTCTTCTTTGTAATCGGGCTGGAGATAAAACGTGAGTTTCTGATCGGTGAACTCAGCTCGCCACGAAAAGCCATTTTGCCTATTGCGGCGGCCATTGGTGGAATGCTCTTCCCCATTGCCATCTTTTTTTTGCTGAACTACGGAAAAGAAGGCATACATGGTTGGGGAATAACCATGGCAACAGATATTGCCTTTTCGCTGGGAGTTTTGGGCATACTTGGGAAACGGGTACCTTTTGGGCTCACGATTTTCCTTGCGGCATTCGCCATTATCGACGACCTGGGCGCAGTAATGGTAATTGCGGTGTTCTACAGTTCGCTAATATACTGGCACCTGGTGGCCATCGCTTTAGTGTTATTGTTTGCTTTATCCCTCCTATCGTATAGAAACTTCTATTCCAGGTATATCTATATTCCTATTGGGATTGTTATCTGGCTCCTGTTTCTGGAGTCGGGCATACACCCTACTATTGCAGGCGTTCTTTTTTCATTTACCATCCCTTCGCATCGTAAAAAAAGACTTGTTGATGTAATTGTGAAAGGGAAAAATGCCCTTAATGAGTTATCACAACTAATCGGCAAAAAGGTAATTGAATTTAAAAACCATAAAACAGCCATTAACATTTTACACAAAATAACATCTGAGATCCAGTCGCCTTTGCAACACTTGCAAAACAGGTTAAGCACAGTGGTTTCCTTTTTAATTATTCCGCTTTTTGCCTTTGCCAATTCAGGCATAAATTTCATTGGCGACGAAGGTGCTTTTACGACTTTATCCATAAGCATTGCCGTTAGTTTGGTTTGCGGCAAAATTATTGGAATCAGTTTATTTACCTGGCTGGCAGTTAAACTGAAAATAGCCGTTCTCCCTCAAAATGTCGACTTCCAACAGATTTTTGGATTATCGTGTCTGGGTGGTTTCGGTTTCACGATGTCTATTTTTATCTCTAACCTTTCCTACGAATCGGCTCATTTACAAGACTCTGCAAAGTTGGGAATTTTGATCGGTTCGTTGGTTGCCGGTGTCAGCGGGTATCTGCTTATTCGGTATTCGCTAAAGAAAAGTGCACTACCGGAATAG
- a CDS encoding O-acetylhomoserine aminocarboxypropyltransferase/cysteine synthase, giving the protein MTTQKLNFETLQLHAGQQPDSATNSRAVPIYQTSSYVFNDADHAANLFALKEFGNIYTRIMNPTSDVFEQRIAALEGGAAALSVASGHAAQFIALNNILDIGDNIVSSPYLYGGTYNQFKVTFKRLGIEARLTDDLEAASFEKLIDDKTKAIYLETIGNPGFVIPDFDAIAAVAKKHDIPFIVDNTFAGGGYLFRPIDHGADIVVESATKWIGGHGTSIGGVIVDAGTYNWGNGKFPGFTEPSEGYHGLKYWDVFNFDGPFGNIAFIIKARVEGLRDFGSAISPFNSFLLLQGLETLSLRMDRHVENTLAVAKWLEAHPKVESVNYPGLESSPSYANAQKYLPKGAGGVLSFNVKGDKDTANNVVNNLELVSHLANVGDAKTLIIQPAATTHQQLSEEAQAAAGVTPTQLRVSVGLEHIDDIIADFDQALAKV; this is encoded by the coding sequence ATGACTACACAAAAATTAAATTTCGAAACACTGCAATTACACGCAGGACAACAACCCGATTCAGCAACGAACTCGCGTGCTGTGCCAATTTATCAAACATCGTCGTACGTGTTTAACGATGCCGATCATGCGGCCAATTTATTTGCTTTAAAAGAGTTCGGCAACATTTATACACGTATCATGAATCCAACTTCGGATGTGTTCGAGCAGCGAATAGCAGCGCTGGAAGGGGGAGCTGCGGCACTTTCTGTGGCTTCGGGGCACGCCGCACAGTTTATTGCGTTGAATAATATTCTGGATATTGGCGACAACATTGTTTCATCGCCTTATTTATACGGCGGTACTTACAACCAGTTTAAGGTTACTTTTAAACGACTGGGAATTGAAGCCCGCTTAACAGATGATCTGGAAGCTGCATCGTTCGAGAAACTTATTGACGACAAAACAAAAGCTATATATTTGGAGACCATTGGAAATCCGGGATTTGTAATTCCTGATTTTGATGCGATTGCGGCTGTTGCCAAGAAACACGATATTCCTTTTATTGTTGACAACACTTTTGCCGGCGGTGGTTATTTGTTCCGCCCGATAGATCATGGTGCTGACATTGTTGTGGAATCGGCAACCAAATGGATTGGCGGTCACGGAACCAGCATTGGCGGTGTAATTGTTGACGCCGGAACCTACAACTGGGGCAACGGTAAATTCCCTGGTTTCACCGAGCCATCGGAAGGTTACCACGGTTTGAAATACTGGGATGTGTTTAACTTCGACGGACCATTCGGAAACATCGCATTTATTATAAAAGCACGTGTTGAAGGATTGCGGGATTTTGGATCGGCTATCAGTCCGTTTAATTCGTTCCTGCTTCTTCAGGGGCTGGAAACGCTGTCGTTAAGAATGGATCGTCATGTGGAAAACACGCTGGCTGTGGCCAAGTGGCTTGAAGCACATCCGAAAGTGGAGAGTGTGAATTACCCGGGACTGGAAAGTAGCCCGTCGTATGCCAACGCACAGAAATATTTGCCAAAAGGTGCCGGTGGTGTGCTGTCGTTTAACGTTAAAGGCGATAAGGATACAGCCAACAATGTGGTTAATAACCTGGAGCTGGTAAGTCACCTGGCTAACGTTGGCGACGCTAAAACCCTGATCATTCAGCCGGCAGCAACAACGCACCAGCAGTTGTCGGAAGAAGCGCAGGCAGCGGCAGGAGTAACACCTACGCAGTTACGTGTGAGTGTTGGTCTGGAACATATCGACGATATTATTGCCGACTTTGATCAGGCACTTGCTAAAGTTTAA